A portion of the Platichthys flesus chromosome 7, fPlaFle2.1, whole genome shotgun sequence genome contains these proteins:
- the LOC133956949 gene encoding neuroblast differentiation-associated protein AHNAK-like, whose protein sequence is MLQPLEGPGLEKNRPNLLLGLAIIQKTKRPGGLPQEIEEKRPKVQMSKDPMWMPKPPVLYGSNKSEIFQPYDPETPATSFHPRSPSCPGSPSDSSSSGSVTVPSLLTSMRVTPPVSSPFGVSASTSNSISDKRTKTESNDKTPLQTIMKSIYSNKQTDSMASAEGSSAAKTWVKNKHVFSHVSGSMVDPIVQQYGQKSKVKKIEVEENYYDRPYDPEEEYDPAMGYGVAAPQSIEKIKKDGPAITGFVEDDIAYDPEDETIFEDIQSDTHVTKAPVTTSASTSSLAPPSTQVVTPSATTTPVETTPAAVMPTLPTGIVVVSAATLSEQQRMLEELNKQIEEQKLQLKEQEEALRQQREAVGMFMAKFSVSDSMMSPPQKSLPLSQLSSLQCGVMQTESRPSESTDKTSIPTGAVDKLNVDSQSVELEPATPFPASENDTDNVEQDKTQNNVEEGEKYSSAGEIEDSDVAYDPEDESLFNLIQEDVFQGSSMQTYDSTGNSSSRKGALPNSYNSRKRKSSPKRRSHRERDSHRSPSSRSQRHSPSHSHRRKDKDRHKRSESDRSRHRARNPSERQSRHRREHSTRRHSHGHKRSPSSPIKRDSASLSPKQKRGPFPEVPEKSNSANVPSDMLELVDGQSVESNTPSFAPVTIKNDPLSECPDKDILPHSHKPVHNVKLEISEPPKSHDLQNDSVSGSSTPVEKKPQQQTVFHNKYENTVPLREIDPPLRDSPQSPDPEPQFLKHSSIEKSESFKTEEIRDPETHIKVSMPFVKVENTYLPIDAEATGPNIVGSPKSNIRNLDLITLHLHDSSVRDQSMIEAEKQSEGGKIHPQMLGQGGTDLKLARDSDHQGPEIDQLSKHLRNPGLDMKQQIESRDTEIPGSDRRGAGMQGIRPSIWGPGPHIRDSGVRSPMQSSDRLGHYTSGSESRDQKQRGESPHTRGTRSAIMGVDIRDQSPDLSGAGPSLSDERSVGMQSRHDDSSVCAHAEHMKEQQTDIRAERSRHGLNTRESDTMLEPKRLNLMGGFGQDIDSKVGSDTTGDKSESSARRPYQFSQGDRGPIPQITNPDWRGSAPGVIGPDMFGHRSQNISLAPTDSTGLESDRKDWRGTDRANLCSGTGMPFMQNEWMAYHPDKRGANLETQGPDRGQKALDFMAPGPNMEVHMPDRRGPGGPDFRRPEYERRDPTMDNLGPGMRGPVVARRGLALEHPETDRKDPGGLHFRGPGPERRGPAIEDQGPDMSVPVDADFREPWPKRGGPDMVGRGPDKRDPGYLDFRGISMEGAGTHRTGPEGRGPAMEGPGTDRRGLEGPDFRGPRPERRGPAMEGTGADRRGPESPDFRGPGPERRGPAMDGPGTDGKGLKGPDFRGPRPERRGPTTEGLGTDRRRPEGPDFRGPRPERRGPTMEGHGTDRRGPEGPDFRGPRPERRGPAMDSPGPDRRGPEGPDFRGPGPERRGSAMEGPGPDRRGPEGPHFKAPRPERRSPAMDGSGTDRRGPEDPVFRGPRPERRGTSMEGLWADRRGPEGPDFRAPGHDRRGPAMDGPGTDRRGPEDPDFRGPRPERRGPAMEGPGTNRRGPESQDFRGPRTEMRSPAMEGPGTDRRGPEDPVFRGSRPERRGPAMDGLGADRRGPEGPDFRAPGHDRRGPAMDGPGTERRGPEDPNFRGPRPERRSPAMERPRTDRRRPEGPAFKGTGHEMRGLTIDGPGPGRGGPGGPDFRGPGAENISLLIESPGPDIRGPVGSDFSGLRLARRGTPLEDTGIDWRGPAGPDFRGPEPEMRDPAMGGLGINRRGPTVPDRRGYSMAGQGPDVRGIESPHLRGLGLERSCPTIEGPGTDRRGPECPDYRPPGSERRHPAMEGPVKRGPGHPDFQGQEPERRVPAGPHRGPGCQGRGHSVEGPNWRGGPGNQNAGGLCPDKPGPYMGLSGPDSIGMGQDRPPGTQSQGMGGLHFRGPGSDREYPNMEGLGPDRRMAGGPNMRGPGLQHPGSNIQEPGPDRGNFMGSGPERRPPDMKEKDNSMNFPGPPQFMGPELKRYPLEMDGPEFGRRGPPFRSMGPERAVSEGHDTGPRGPDFGAPGCEFRGPDIESPGPGRRESRGTGFREPGPERRRSVGPDMGGPGIKPRGPNTEGQRHDRRNDWGMADFVDSDANREIPGIEGPGSDRTCRNMRGPRPIGRNVKRPGPDSSQIRGEKLRDANIQEQWSDMRGPNMEAVNNEQEYSGDHLERHGNRGPIPIHEGPDEQGQERGQGLQSEWRCAGERGQTPVQEQHNFSFPGPVMGPQDDWNATGCGGPGPFQDNPDMMYQGPRGEPGNEQREPDRRGAGSNRGGRGTYFRGERDPDNGTKSLDGRGSGFVGPGTDMKGGPDMANDWRQPDFRGDMRGPNMEGPGAHRRGPREFEDFNRRGSRGSNLRRPEPVNRSLDIEGPGADGLFSDCGGLGSGRREADMESHGPGRRRFEHEFRREKRGPHMRRPGPDESPDARHWPGRWDPNYDVPGSDRRGPDMMGQGLDSSGSEPAMMNDMQAIRHSDESASCHFNSPHHMNRFQGPSNPHSAVFNGAPGFPSNSGKPQRPRAALLPTPSEGPMRSPNVINHSNVFSPKPKQMHFSADREWSRDRAVGQNRQLSQGQREEQEKSPAGKISTLADANTGLGNEKRPESSETDKQGIS, encoded by the exons ATGCTACAACCTCTTGAAGGGCCAG GGCTTGAAAAAAACCGACCCAATCTTCTGCTGGGTCTTGCAATTATCCAGAAGACAAAACGTCCAGGTGGCTTGCCTCAGGAAATTGAAGAAAAGAGACCCAAAGTTCAAATGTCCAAAGACCCAATGTGGATGCCAAAACCACCAGTCCTCTACGGTTCTAACAAATCTGAGATATTCCAACCCTATGATCCAGAGACTCCTGCTACTTCTTTCCATCCTCGTTCACCATCTTGCCCTGGCTCACCATCAGATTCTTCGTCTTCTGGCTCAGTTACCGTACCATCTCTTTTGACTTCTATGAGAGTGactcctcctgtttcttcccCTTTTGGTGTTTCTGCATCTACCTCCAATAGCATCTCGGACAAGAGAACCAAAACAGAATCTAATGACAAAACACCACTACAGACTATTATGAAATCTATTTACAGCAACAAGCAAACTGACTCTATGGCCTCTGCTGAAGGAAGTTCTGCAGCAAAGACATgggttaaaaacaaacatgtgttttcTCACGTGTCTGGATCAATGGTGGATCCAATCGTCCAACAATATGGGCAGAAATCCAAAGTGAAAAAGATAGAAGTAGAGGAAAACTACTATGACCGACCATATGACCCGGAGGAGGAGTATGATCCAGCCATGGGATATGGAGTGGCTGCTCCACAGAGCATTGAAAAGATTAAGAAAGATGGCCCTGCAATAACGGGCTTCGTGGAGGACGATATAGCCTATGATCCAGAGGATGAGACTATCTTCGAAGATATTCAAAGTGATACTCATGTTACAAAGGCCCCTGTTACAACATCAGCTTCGACATCAAGCCTAGCACCACCTTCTACCCAGGTTGTAACACCATCTGCAACTACCACTCCGGTGGAAACTACCCCAGCTGCAGTCATGCCAACTCTTCCTACAGGCATTGTAGTTGTCTCAGCTGCAACATTGTCTGAACAGCAGCGCATGCTCGAGGAGCTTAATAAGCAGATTGAAGAGCAGAAACTACAGTTGAAAGAGCAGGAAGAGGCACTACGTCAACAGAGAGAGGCTGTGGGTATGTTCATGGCAAaattttctgtttctgattcCATGATGTCTCCTCCACAAAAATCTTTGCCTCTTAGTCAACTGTCATCACTGCAGTGTGGCGTAATGCAAACAGAATCCAGGCCATCGGAATCAACAGACAAGACCAGCATCCCCACAGGGGCTGTGGACAAATTAAATGTAGATTCACAATCTGTTGAGTTAGAACCAGCCACTCCCTTCCCTGCTTCTGAAAATGACACAGATAATGTAGAGCAAGATAAAACGCAAAACAATGTTGAGGAAGGTGAAAAGTATTCTTCTGCCGGAGAGATTGAAGATTCTGATGTAGCCTATGATCCCGAGGATGAATCActctttaatttaattcaagAGGATGTATTTCAAGGAAGCAGTATGCAGACATATGATTCAACAGGGAATAGTTCTAGCCGCAAGGGTGCTCTGCCGAATTCATACAACAGCAGAAAGCGAAAGTCGTCACCAAAGAGGCGGAGTCATCGTGAAAGGGACTCCCATAGAAGTCCTTCAAGTAGGTCACAGAGGCATTCTCCTTCACATTCCCATAGACGTAAAGATAAGGATAGACACAAAAGAAGTGAAAGCGACAGGTCAAGGCACAGAGCTAGAAACCCGTCTGAACGTCAGAGTCGCCATCGTAGAGAGCATAGTACACGCCGTCATTCTCATGGTCATAAAAGATCTCCATCGTCTCCTATAAAAAGAGATTCTGCGTCCCTTTCACCGAAACAGAAAAGAGGACCTTTTCCTGAAGTCCCTGAGAAATCAAATTCTGCAAATGTCCCGAGTGATATGCTGGAGTTGGTTGATGGACAATCTGTTGAGAGTAACACACCATCATTTGCCCCTGTTACCATTAAAAATGACCCACTTTCTGAGTGCCCAGATAAAGACATTTTGCCTCATTCACATAAACCTGTCCATAATGTGAAGCTTGAGATATCAGAACCACCAAAATCCCATGACCTTCAAAATGATTCAGTCAGTGGTTCATCTACCCCGGTGGAAAAAAAACCTCAACAGCAAACCGTGTTtcacaataaatatgaaaatacagtTCCTTTACGAGAAATTGACCCACCCCTTCGAGATTCTCCTCAAAGCCCTGATCCAGAACCACAATTCTTGAAACATAGCAGCATAGAAAAGAGTGAATCCTTTAAGACTGAGGAAATCAGAGATCCTGAGACACATATCAAAGTCTCAATGCCATTTGTTAAAGTTGAAAATACTTATCTGCCTATTGATGCTGAAGCAACCGGGCCCAATATAGTGGGAAGTCCAAAATCAAATATCAGAAATTTGGATTTGATAACTCTACATCTACATGACTCAAGTGTTAGAGATCAAAGTATGATTGAGGCAGAGAAACAGTCAGAAGGGGGGAAAATCCATCCACAAATGTTGGGTCAAGGGGGGACAGATTTAAAGCTAGCCAGAGACTCAGATCATCAAGGCCCTGAAATAGACCAACTGTCAAAACATTTAAGGAATCCAGGACTAGATATGAAACAACAGATAGAGTCAAGAGACACAGAAATTCCAGGGTCTGATAGGAGAGGAGCAGGCATGCAAGGCATTCGCCCCAGCATTTGGGGTCCTGGGCCACACATTAGAGACTCAGGGGTGAGGAGTCCAATGCAATCATCAGACAGATTGGGGCATTACACAAGTGGTTCAGAGTCAAGAGACCAAAAACAAAGAGGCGAGAGTCCACATACTAGGGGTACGAGATCTGCTATTATGGGTGTAGATATAAGAGATCAGAGTCCAGATTTAAGCGGTGCGGGTCCATCTCTCAGCGATGAAAGAAGTGTTGGAATGCAATCAAGACACGATGACAGTTCAGTTTGTGCACATGCCGAACATATGAAGGAGCAACAGACAGATATTAGGGCTGAAAGGAGTAGGCATGGTCTGAACACAAGAGAATCAGACACTATGCTTGAGCCTAAAAGGCTAAATCTGATGGGAGGGTTTGGTCAAGATATTGATAGTAAGGTTGGCTCAGATACAACAGGTGATAAAAGTGAGTCAAGTGCACGGAGACCATATCAATTTAGCCAAGGGGACAGAGGTCCCATACCCCAAATTACAAATCCAGACTGGAGAGGTTCAGCACCAGGTGTGATTGGTCCTGATATGTTTGGTCATAGAAGTCAAAATATAAGCCTGGCTCCAACAGATTCGACTGGCCTTGAATCAGACAGAAAAGATTGGAGAGGTACAGACAGGGCAAATTTATGTTCAGGTACAGGAATGCCATTTATGCAAAATGAATGGATGGCTTACCACCCTGATAAGAGAGGAGCCAACCTGGAGACACAGGGGCCTGACAGAGGACAAAAGGCTTTGGATTTCATGGCACCAGGACCTAATATGGAGGTTCATATGCCTGACAGGAGAGGGCCAGGAGGTCCAGATTTCAGGAGACCAGAGTATGAAAGGAGAGATCCAACAATGGACAATCTAGGACCTGGCATGAGAGGACCAGTGGTTGCCAGGAGGGGTCTGGCTTTGGAGCATCCTGAAACTGACAGAAAGGATCCTGGTGGCCTACATTTCAGAGGTCCAGGGCCTGAGAGAAGAGGCCCAGCTATAGAAGATCAAGGACCTGACATGAGTGTGCCGGTGGATGCAGATTTCAGGGAACCATGGCCCAAAAGAGGAGGGCCTGATATGGTTGGTCGAGGGCCTGACAAAAGAGACCCTGGATATCTGGATTTCCGAGGTATATCTATGGAGGGCGCCGGAACTCACAGGACAGGACCTGAAGGAAGAGGCCCTGCTATGGAGGGTCCTGGGACTGACAGGAGAGGGCTTGAAGGTCCCGATTTTAGAGGACCAAGACCTGAAAGGAGAGGTCCTGCTATGGAAGGTACTGGGGCTGATAGGAGAGGACCTGAAAGTCCAGATTTCAGAGGACCAGGACCTGAAAGGAGAGGTCCTGCTATGGACGGTCCTGGTACCGATGGGAAAGGACTAAAAGGTCCAGATTTCAGGGGACCAAGACCTGAAAGGAGAGGTCCTACTACTGAAGGCCTTGGGACTGACAGAAGACGGCCTGAGGGTCCTGATTTCAGAGGACCAAGACCTGAAAGGAGAGGTCCTACTATGGAAGGTCATGGGACTGATAGGAGAGGACCTGAAGGTCCAGATTTCAGAGGACCAAGACCTGAAAGGAGAGGTCCTGCTATGGACAGTCCTGGTCCTGATAGAAGAGGACCTGAAGGTCCAGATTTTAGAGGACCAGGACCTGAAAGGAGAGGTTCTGCTATGGAAGGCCCTGGTCCTGATAGAAGAGGGCCTGAAGGTCCACATTTTAAAGCACCAAGACCTGAAAGGAGAAGTCCTGCTATGGACGGTTCTGGGACTGACAGGAGAGGACCTGAAGATCCAGTTTTCAGAGGGCCGAGACCTGAAAGGAGAGGTACTTCTATGGAAGGTCTGTGGGCTGATAGGAGAGGACCTGAGGGTCCAGATTTTAGAGCACCAGGACATGACAGGAGAGGTCCTGCTATGGATGGTCCTGGGACTGACAGGAGAGGACCTGAAGATCCAGATTTTAGAGGGCCGAGACCTGAGAGGAGAGGTCCTGCTATGGAAGGTCCTGGGACTAATAGGAGAGGGCCTGAAAGTCAAGATTTTAGAGGACCAAGAACTGAAATGAGAAGTCCTGCTATGGAAGGTCCTGGGACTGACAGGAGAGGACCTGAAGATCCAGTTTTCAGAGGGTCGAGACCTGAAAGGAGAGGTCCTGCTATGGACGGTCTTGGGGCTGATAGGAGAGGGCCTGAGGGTCCAGATTTTAGAGCACCAGGACATGACAGGAGAGGTCCTGCTATGGACGGTCCTgggactgagaggagaggacctgAAGATCCAAATTTCAGAGGACCAAGACCTGAAAGGAGAAGTCCTGCTATGGAACGTCCTCGCACTGATAGGAGACGACCCGAAGGTCCAGCTTTTAAAGGAACAGGACACGAAATGAGAGGTCTGACTATAGATGGCCCTGGACCTGGCAGAGGAGGACCCGGAGGTCCAGATTTCAGAGGGCCAGGAGCTGAGAACATAAGTTTATTGATAGAGAGTCCTGGGCCTGACATTAGAGGACCTGTGGGTTCAGATTTCAGTGGGCTGAGACTTGCAAGAAGAGGTACTCCTTTGGAGGATACTGGGATTGATTGGAGAGGACCTGCGGGTCCAGATTTCAGAGGACCGGAGCCTGAAATGAGAGATCCTGCTATGGGGGGTCTTGGAATAAACAGGAGAGGACCTACAGTGCCTGATAGGAGAGGTTATTCTATGGCCGGTCAGGGGCCTGACGTGAGAGGAATTGAAAGTCCACATTTAAGAGGACTAGGACTTGAAAGGAGCTGTCCTACTATCGAAGGCCCTGGGACTGACAGGAGGGGACCCGAATGTCCAGATTACAGACCACCAGGAAGTGAAAGGAGACATCCTGCTATGGAGGGTCCTGTCAAACGAGGACCAGGGCATCCAGATTTCCAAGGACAAGAGCCAGAAAGGAGAGTACCAGCAGGTCCACACAGAGGGCCTGGCTGTCAAGGTAGAGGTCACTCTGTGGAGGGACCTAACTGGAGAGGAGGACCAGGAAATCAAAATGCTGGTGGACTTTGTCCTGATAAGCCAGGCCCATATATGGGGCTTTCTGGGCCTGACTCCATAGGAATGGGACAAGACAGACCACCTGGTACTCAAAGTCAGGGAATGGGAGGACTACACTTCAGGGGTCCAGGGTCTGACCGAGAGTATCCAAATATGGAGGGCCTAGGGCCTGATAGGAGAATGGCAGGTGGTCCAAACATGAGGGGACCAGGACTTCAACATCCAGGTTCAAACATACAGGAGCCAGGGCCTGACAGAGGGAATTTCATGGGTTCTGGGCCAGAGAGAAGGCCTCCAGATATGAAGGAAAAAGATAATAGTATGAATTTTCCAGGACCCCCACAGTTCATGGGTCCTGAACTAAAAAGATACCCTCTAGAAATGGATGGCCCAGAGTTTGGTAGGAGAGGTCCACCCTTCAGAAGCATGGGGCCTGAAAGAGCTGTTTCGGAGGGACATGATACTGGTCCAAGAGGTCCAGATTTTGGGGCACCAGGTTGTGAATTCAGAGGTCCAGACATTGAGAGCCCAGGCCCTGGTAGGAGAGAATCACGAGGCACAGGCTTCAGGGAACCTGGACCTGAAAGGAGACGATCAGTTGGTCCAGACATGGGAGGCCCAGGCATAAAACCGAGAGGACCTAATACAGAAGGTCAAAGGCATGATAGAAGAAATGACTGGGGAATGGCTGATTTTGTGGACTCAGATGCTAACCGAGAAATCCCAGGTATAGAGGGTCCAGGATCTGATAGAACATGTCGAAATATGAGGGGTCCAAGGCCTATCGGGAGAAATGTTAAAAGACCAGGGCCAGATTCTAGCCAAATTCGGGGAGAGAAATTGAGGGACGCAAACATACAAGAACAATGGTCCGATATGAGAGGGCCAAATATGGAGGCTGTCAACAATGAGCAAGAATATTCAGGAGATCATTTGGAAAGACATGGCAACAGGGGCCCAATACCTATCCATGAAGGTCCAGATGAGCAGGGCCAAGAACGTGGGCAAGGTCTTCAAAGTGAATGGAGATGTGCTGGAGAGAGGGGTCAAACACCAGTACAGGAACAACACAATTTTAGTTTTCCAGGGCCTGTTATGGGTCCACAAGATGATTGGAATGCTACAGGTTGCGGTGGTCCAGGGCCTTTCCAAGATAATCCAGACATGATGTACCAAGGTCCAAGGGGAGAACCTGGAAATGAACAGAGAGAGCCTGATAGACGAGGTGCTGGGTCAAACAGAGGTGGACGAGGGACATATTTTAGAGGAGAAAGAGATCCAGATAATGGAACAAAAAGCCTTGATGGAAGAGGTTCAGGTTTTGTGGGACCAGGGACAGATATGAAAGGGGGTCCAGATATGGCAAATGACTGGAGGCAGCCAGACTTCAGGGGGGATATGAGAGGGCCAAACATGGAAGGACCTGGTGCACATAGGAGAGGTCCAAGAGAATTTGAAGACTTTAATAGAAGAGGTTCAAGAGGTTCAAATTTAAGACGACCAGAACCTGTAAACAGAAGTTTAGACATTGAGGGTCCAGGGGCTGATGGATTGTTTTCAGATTGTGGGGGGCTAGGATCTGGTAGGCGAGAGGCAGACATGGAAAGCCATGGACCAGGTAGACGAAGATTTGAGCATGAGTTTAGAAGGGAGAAGAGAGGTCCACACATGAGACGGCCAGGGCCTGATGAAAGTCCAGATGCAAGACATTGGCCTGGTAGGTGGGATCCAAACTATGATGTTCCTGGGTCTGATAGAAGAGGTCCAGACATGATGGGCCAGGGTTTAGACTCCAGTGGATCTGAGCCAGCCATGATGAATGACATGCAAGCTATAAGACATTCCGATGAATCTGCATCATGTCATTTCAATAGTCCACATCACATGAACAGATTCCAAGGTCCTAGTAATCCACACTCTGCAGTGTTCAATGGAGCCCCAGGTTTTCCTTCAAACAGTGGAAAACCACAGAGACCTAGAGCAGCCTTACTTCCCACTCCATCAGAGGGTCCTATGCGCTCCCCAAATGTGATCAACCATTCTAATGTCTTCAGCCCGAAACCAAAACAGATGCATTTCTCTGCAGACAGGGAGTGGAGTAGAGATAGAGCAGTGGGTCAAAACAGACAGTTAAGCCAAGGG